Part of the Pseudodesulfovibrio hydrargyri genome is shown below.
CTGAAGGTGGCCGGCACCGAGAATCCGGACGGCACCCGGACGCCCGTGGGCATGCAGGTCGGCATGGGCGTGCGTCCCGTGTCCGTGCACAAGTTCTTCACCCAGGGCGATTTCCAGAACACCGGCAACCCGCTGGACATGGCCATCGAGGGCGGCGGCTTCTTCCAGGTCATGATGAACGACGACGAGGTCTACACCCGCGACGGCTCCTTCGAACTGGACGACCAGGGCCGCGTGGTCACGGCGGGCGGCTACCCGCTGCAGCCCGAGTTCACCGTGCCCCCGGAGACGTCCAGCGTGTCCATTTCCGAGACCGGGACCATCTCCGCCCTGGACAAGGACGGCACCGTGCTGGCCACGGCGGACATCGACCTGTACCGGTTCCAGAACCCGGCCGGGTTGCTGGCTGCGGGGCGGAACTTCTACCGCGAGAGCGAGGCCTCGGGCGCGCCCGTGGCCGGGACCCCGGGCGACGACAACTACGGGACCATCGCCCAGGGATTCCTGGAGGGATCCAACGTGGAGATGGTCGACGAGATGGTCGGCCTGATCGTGGGCCAGCGCGCCTTCGAGATCAATTCAAAGGCCATCACCACCTCGGACGGCATGTTGCAGACGGCCATCAACATCAAGCGATAGCGGCGGATCGGGGAGATCACGCCGCAAGGCAGGTTCATGTTTATGTGGAGCAAGTTCAATCAGCGCATCAACGCGGGCGGCGCGGCCCGGTACGCCCTGGCGGCGGCCCTGGCCCTCGTCCTGCTGTCCGTGCCCGTCATGACCGGCGCGGCCAAGGGCAACCGGTGGAAGGGGTTGGTCAGGAGCGTGGCCTGCGTCAAGGGGCCGGAGGTCCTGCTGGGCGAGATCGCGGACCCGGTGGACGACGCGGCCCGGCGCCAGTGGCCGACGCTCTCGTCCATCAAGCTCTGGAAGGCCTCGGACCGCCTCGGCCATGTGGTCACCGTGCCCCGGGACAAGATCGCCCAAATCCTTAAATACTACATGGGCGACGTGGCGGACAACCTGGCCCTGCCGAGCCAGCTGACGGTGCAGACCGGCGGCCGGGTGATCGACGAGGCCGAGCTCACGTCACGGATCGTCGCCTTTTTGACGCCTCGGGCCAAGGACCTGGGCGGGGACGTGAAGTTCAAGACGCTCCAGATGCCGCATTATATCTTTTTCCCCAACGATTACGACAAGCTGGTCGTCAGCATGAACGACGACCTCGAGCCCGGCCGGAACGAGATCGTCCTGAGCGGCATGACCCCGGACGGCAAGGTGGTTTCACGCCGGTCGGCCGTGGTCTTCGCCGACGTCTGGAAGGCCGTGCCCGTGGCCGCGCGGCCCTTGAACCGCATGGAGCGGCTGACCCGGGAAAAGGTCACCTTCCGGCGCATGAACATGGCCTACAACCGCGACGTCTGGGACGGCACGGGCGGGCCGTGGCGCATGGCCCGGACCCTGGGCCGGGGCCAGGTCTTCACCATGTCCCACCTGGAGCCGGTGCCGCTGGTCGAGCGGGGCGAAATGGTCAACCTGGTCTACAACGGGAACCGTATCCGGCTGTCGGTCAAGGCCGAGGCCATGGGCGAGGCCGGAGTGGGCCAGCAGGTGGAAGTCCGCAACACGCAGAGCAACAAGATCATCCTGGCGACCGTCGTGGACGGCGAGACCGTGGTCGTCAGGTAGACAAGGAGCATCGTCATGAGACGCTATTTTCTGATGGTCATGGCCGCCATTCTGTTGGCCTCGGGCTGCGCGCGGAAATACGAGAACGAGCCCATGCCCGTGCTCACGCCGCCCGCCTACGAGGAGCAGGACCCCGCGTCCAACCCCGGCTCCCTCTATGATTCGAACCGGTCCGAGTTCCTGTACGACGACAACCGCGCCAGCCGCGTGGGCGACATCGTTCTGGTTCAGGTGGAGGAGACCGCGAACACCAAGATCAAGTCCGAGACCACGGCCGACAAGTCCAATGACATCAACACCTCGGTCACGGCCATGCCGACCACCGGGCTGATCGGCAGCGTGCCTCTGGCGGGAACTCTGGGGGCCAAGGCGGGCATGGGCATCGTCGCCAACCAGTCCTCGGAGTTCGAGGGCACCGGCGAGACCACCCAGGAGTCCAACTTCGAGGCCACGGTGGCCACGCGCATCGTGCGCAGGCTGCCGGGCAACATCCTGCAGGTGGAGGGCGCGCGCCGTATCCGGGTCAACAACGAGACCCAGTTCCTGGTGGTCCGCGGCCTGATCCGCCAACGCGACATCTCGTCGGGCAACACCATCCCGTCCACCAGCCTGGCCGAGGCCCAGATCGAGATCTACGGTCAGGGCGTGCTGGCGGACAAGCAGCGGCCCGGCTGGCTGTCGCGCATCCTGGACAACATTTTCCCCTTCTAGCCTGAGCGGCTGGGCAACATAGTTGAAGAAATAGAAGAGGTTTGAGGAGTGAATGCCATGACCCTGAATGAACGCATCAACCCCGTGGACACCGGCGAAGCGGCCCGGACCCTGATCCTGGCGGCCCTGTTCGTCACGCTGGTCCTGTATCTGGCCTTCGTGTTCGCCCCGGCCGAGGCCCGGGCGGCCCGGCTCAAGGACATCGCCAGCTTCAGCGGGGTGCGGACCAACGAACTGGTGGGCTACGGCCTGGTGGTCGGCCTGGCCGGCACGGGCGACGGCACGTCGAGCACGTTCACCATGCGTTCCATGTCCAACATGCTCGAGAAGATGGGCGTGGAGGCCAACCCGGACGACCTCAAGCCCAAGAACGTGGCCGCGGTCATGGTCACGGCCAAGATGCCGGTCTCGGCCAAGCCCGGCTCCAACCTGGATATCACGGTCTCCTCGTTGGGCGACGCCAAGTCCCTGCTCGGCGGAGTCCTGCTGGTCACGCCGCTGAAGGGTCTGGACGGGCGGGTCTACGCCGTGGGCCAGGGCGCCCTGACCATCGGCGGCTTCAACGTGGCCGGAGCGGCCGCCAACGCCCAGCAGAACATTCCCACCGTGGGCCGCATTCCCAACGGCGCGGTGATCGAACGCAGCGTGCCCTTCAAGTTCAACAACCAGGACCACATGACCGTGAACCTGGACGTGCGCGACTTCGGCACGACCATGCAGGTGGTCAACAAGATCAACGCCAGCATGGGCGGCCAGTTCGCCAGGGCCAAGGATATCTCGACCATCGACCTGGAGCTGCCCGACCGGTTCCGGGGCAACATGGTCCCGCTGATGGCCTCCCTGGAGGACCTGGACATCTCGCCCGACGGCAAGGCCAAGGTGGTGGTGGACGAAAAGACCGGCACCGTGGTGCTCGGCCAGGACGTGCGCCTGAGCCGCGTGGCCGTGGCCCACGGCAACCTGCAGATCGTGGTCTCCGAGACCCAGCAGGTCAGCCAGCCCGGCCCGTTCTCGGACGGCGAGACCGTGGTCACGCCCCAGACCGACATCCAGGTCCAGGAGCAGAACAAGCAGCTCATGCTCATGGAGGGCGCCACCCTGCAGGAGCTGGTCGACGGCCTGAACTCCATCGGCGCGACCCCGCGCGACCTCATCTCCATCATTCGTACCCTCAAGGCGGCGGGCTCCCTGCACGCCGAAGTGGAGGTTATCTAGCATGATCGACAGCACCATGGACCCCCGACTGGCCGCGCAGGTGGCCGACACCCAGGACCTGGCCCGGTTCAAGTCGCAGATGGACGGGCTCAAGAAGAACCTGTCCGGCGCGGATCCGGACAAGCTGGGCAAGCTCAAGAAGGCCTGCCAGAATTTCGAGGCGGTTTTCATCGGCAAGCTCTGGGAGCAGATGAAGGAGTCCGTGCCCAAGGAGGGCTACCTGCATTCCAAGCAGGAGGACAGTTACATGTCCATGTTCAACCGGGACTTTTCGGAAAAGATGGCCCAGGCGGGCGGCATCGGGCTGGCGGACATGATCTATGACCAGCTCAGCCAGAAGCTCAAGCAGGCCAGCCAGGAGACCCTGTCCGGCGGGGTCGAGATCAACCCGGTCAAGGAGGAGGGCATCCCCCTGAAGCGGGACGCCGAGCCCATCGCCCTGAACCGCGACAAGGGCATGACCCTGGAGGACTGGGGCGGTGACTCGGCGGTCGACGATTCCAGAGGGGCGGCTCCTCTGGAGGCGTCCGACGCGAAGGGGCGGACCAACGATCCGACCGGCGTGTTGAGCGACGCGGAGGTCAGGACCCGGCTCGATGCGCTGACCCACAGGCTTGAGGCCCGGCGCATCCGCGAGGGACTGTCCGGGGCCGCGCAGAGAGGCAGGCGCAACGGCTACACGGCGGAAGGAGCCGGGGACGGCGAGGTTGGCCGGAAACTTGCAGAAATTGGGTGAGCTCTTGGGAGCGAATTGGGACGAAAATCAAGATTTATTAAGTGAATATAACCAATTATTCATGATGAGGTAGCAGGATGATCCGTCTGATAGAGGAAAATTTGGTCCGCCAGAACAAGGCCATGCTGCTCATGCTCTTGCTGCTCGAGGAAGAATTTTCCCGCCTCACCCAACTCAAGCCCCAGTCCGTTTCCCGGGTGGAGCTGTCCATCCAGGAACTCATGCGCCAGGTGGCGGGCGAGCGCGTCTCCCTGCGTCGTCTTGTCGCCCGGGTGGAGCCCTCGGCCCAGCGGGTCCGGGATATCCTGCCCGGCCTGGACGAGGAGGAGGCCGGGGCCATCACCCAGCTTCTGAAGCGGCTCGACGAAACCGAGCAGAAGTGCGGGGTCCAGGCCGCCAAGAACCAGCAGCTGGCCATGGCCCTGTTCGACCAGTCCAAGGGGCTGCTCGACTTCATGCACAACCAGATCAAGCCCAAATCCACCACGACCTACGGCCGGACCGCCCGGTTCGCCAAGGGCATCAATGACGCGCGCCTGCTGAGCGGGAGACTGTAATGTCCTTCGGAGCCAACTCCATCCTGGACATGGGCCGGTGGGCCCTGTTCGCCTCGCAGGTCCAACTGCAGGTCACGGGCGAGAACATCTCGAACGTGAACACCGAAGGCTATTCGCGCCGCTCGGTGAATCTGGAGGAGGGGCCCTACATCGACTACTCGCCCGGCCAGCTCGGCACGGGCGTGAAGGCCACGGAGGTGGTACGGCATTTCGACGAGATGGTCGAGGCCATGTACCTGGGCCAGTCCTCCCTGAGCAGCATGTGGGGCAATCTCTTCGAACAGCTCCAGGGCGTGGAGAACCTGCTCAACGAGTCCAGCGGCAGCGGCGTGAGCGATGCCCTGTCCCAGTATTTCAACTCCTGGAACGAGGTCTCCCAGCGGCCCGACAACTACGGGGCGCGCCAGACCGTGGTCAATGACGCGGCCACCCTGATATCCACCCTCAAGGCCGTGGACACCAACCTCTCGCTCATGCAGGAGCGGATCAACGGCGAGGTGGCGGCCCAGGTGGCCGAGGCCAACAGCCTGATGCAGGACATCGCCTCCCTGAACCGGGAGATCCAGGTTCATGACGTACCCGGCCAGAACAACTCCAACACCCTGTACGACGAGCGAGCACGCAAGGTCCGCGCCCTGGCCGAGCTGGTGGACATCAAGACCATCGACAACGGCGGCGGCAACTTCACGGTTCTGACCCAGTCCGGGCAGACCCTGGTGGACGCGGAGAGCGCCTTTTCCCTGGACTTCCGGGCACCGGCCAAGGTCGAGGACCTGCGGCCGGACTCCACATTCGACGGCAACATCTATTTCGACGGCAACGACGACTTCGAGTACACCATCGAGTTCGTGTCCTCCAACGCGGGCGACCCGGTGGGGCAGGTGGGCTCGGGAGCGGGGGCGGCGCAGTTCCGGGTCTCCCTGGACGGCGGCGTGACCTGGCTGGCCAACGAGGACGGCAGCACGCGCTATTTTTCCGCCCGGGAGTACGACGACCGGGTCAACGTCGAAGGACTGCAGATCTGGTTCGGCTCCAACGCCGGGGCTCAGGGCTCGCCCTCGGGCACCTTTGTGGACGGCGACCGGTTCATCATCAGCCCGCACCAGGGACTGTACTGGGTGCAGAACACCTCCCACGCCGAGGAAATCACCCCGCAGCTGCATTTCAACGGCGAGGAGAACACCCAGCGGCTCACGGGCGGTTCCATCGCCGCACTGCTTTCCTTCCGCGACAACTATGTGGGCAAGTACCGGTCCAAGCTCGACGAACTGGCCGGATCGGTTATTTGGGAGACCAACCGCCGACACAGCCAGGGTGCGGGACTGCAGGCCTTCACCGTGGCCGACGGCACCTACCAGGTGGACTACACCAACAAGGCGCTCGCCAGCGACTCCACGGGGCTGGCCTTCGGCGACAAGCTCCAGTCCGGCAGTTCCTTCATGTATGTCTACAACGCGTCCACCGGCCTGCTGGCCTCGAGCGCGGCTCTGGATTTCGACGGCAGCGGCGGAACCTTCAACCCGGAGATTCACACCCTGGAGGACGTGCGCGACGCCTTCAACCGGACCTATGCCGGGGCCATCAACGCCACCATCGTCAACAACAAGTTGCGCCTGGAGGCCGAGGACGGCTACACCTTCGCCTTCGGTACGGACTCGGCGGGGCTCTACGCCGGCCTGGGGCTGAACACCTTCTTCAAGGGGGAGGACCCGAACTCCATGGCCATCAACGAGAAGATATCCGGCGACCTGGATTATCTGGCCACGGGTCACGTGAACGGTGCCGGGGAGATGAACTCCGGGGACAACACCACGGCCCTGTCCATGTACGCCCTGCGCGAGGCCAACGTGACCACCTCCACTGCCGTGGAGGGGACCACCTCGCAGACCATTCTCGACTATTACAACGGCATCGTGGGCAACGTGGGCACGGACACCAATCGGGCCAAGTTCAACCAGAATTTTTATCAGACCCTGGCCAATGACCTGGATGAACGCCAGCAGGAAATCTCGGGCGTCAACCTGGACGAGGAGATGAGCGACCTGATCAAGTATCAGGCGTCCTACACGGCGGCGGCCAAGCTCATCACCACGGCGGACCAGATGCTTCAGACCATCCTTTCGCTTAAACCGTAGGCCGGAGAAAAGGCTATGCGCGTAACACAACAGATGCTTTTCAATCGCTACGTGTACAATCTGAACACGTCGCTGAGTTCGCTCATGGACCTGAACATCAAGGCCCAGACGCAGAAGGCCATCAACAAGCCCAGCGACGACCCCACGGGCATGACCCGCATCCTGGACCACCGCGACACCCTGCGTTCGCTCGACCAGTACGGGGAGAACATCTCCACGGCCAAGGGCTGGCTGGGCAGCGCGGACGAGGCCCTCATGCAGGTCTCGACCATCCTGACCCGGGCCAAGGAGCTGGCCACCCAGGTGGCCACCGGCACCGTGGATGCGGACAACCGCGAGCAGGTCAGCTACGAGATGCGCTCCCTGTTCGAACAGCTCATCAGCCTGTCCAACTCCGATTTCGAGGACAAGTCCATTTTCGCGGGACACAAGACCGACGGCGCGGCCTTCAAGCAGATCATGTGGCTGACCACCAACGACGAGGACTTCGGCCGCAACGCGGAGTTCACGGTCAACGGCTCCTCGGACACCACGGTCCTGGTACAGTACTACGACACCACCGGGGCCACCCCGGTGGGCGGCAACATGAACCTGTCCGACCCCAACCTGGGCGTGCGCTACTCCATCGACGGCGGGCGCACCTGGAAAACGGACGCGACCATGAATTTCACGGGCACCGAAGGGGTTCTGAACCTGCCCCAGAGCGGCACCAGCGTGAGCTTCCACGGGGATACCGCCATCAAGGTCAACGATCCGACCGACGTGGCCGTGTCCGACGGCACCTGGATGTGGATCAGGCCCTCGGCCCAGTACGTGGGCGACGACGAGGACGCGCCGCCGCAGGTGGATTCCCTGGGGCCGGGGGTGGGCCTGCTTTCGGCCGCGGCCTCGGGCTCCTTCCTGGACACCAACGTAACCATCCGCATCGACAACCAGTCGGCCGTGACCATGGACCAGGCGATCCAGTACTCCTACAGCCTGGACGGCGGCATCAACTGGGTGACCGGCAACGTGGCCCAGGCCGACACCTCGGCCAACGAGGCGGTGCTGTCCGTAGCCAACGGCGGCATCCTGACCCTGACCTCCAACGGCTCCAACCAGCTGCGGCCGGGTCAGCAGTTCGTCATCCACCCGCGCGTGGCGGCCATCAACCTGGACGTTTCGGACAGCGAGCAGATCCAGGTCAACCACGTGGGCAAGGACATCTTCGGCGGCATCTACATGGACCCGGACGTCATCCTGTCGTCCAACGGCTCCATCCTGACGCTGGGCAGCCTGAACGCCAGCCGGGCGTTTCTTTCCAACGGCGCACCGAACATGGCCCTGTCCATCCAGGGCCAGGACGAGGACTCCATGAATCTGTTCGAGGTCATGGGCAACCTGGTGGCTTTTGCCGAGACCAACAACCAGACCGGCTGCCAGCAGTCCCTGGCCAACCTCGTCAAGGCCCAGGAGCACATCGTCAACTCCATCGCCGTGGTGGGCGGCCGACAGAACCGGCTGGCCATCAGCGAGAACATCGTGGACGGGCTGACGCTCAACGAGAAGTCCCTGCTCAGTTCCATCGAGGACGCTGACGTGTCCGAGTTGATGACCGATCTGGCCCAGCAGCAGATCGTCTACGAGTCCGTGCTGCGCTCGACCTCCATGATCATGCAGCTCAATCTTTCGAAGTTTATATAAATTAATAAAATAATGCACTTTACTTGCGGGTGAACCTCATGTAGTCGGCAAGGCGTATGCCGCGTGAAAAGCGGACAAGCCGAAGGAATGACTTGGTAACGAAATGTTGATTCTGACCCGGAGACCGGGAGAAAGCCTCTATTTGGGCGACAATATCAAGCTGAAGATCCTGAGCGTTCAGGGAAAGCAGATAAAGATCGGCCTGGATGTGCCCGAAGACATGACCGTCTATCGGGAAGAGGTCTATTTGAAGATCAAGGAACAGAACCGGCAGGCGCTGGAAGTCAACCAGCAGGACCTGCTCGCGGCGGCGGCGCTATGGCAAAAGAAAGAACGCAAAAAATAATGACCCGGCTGGGCGAGCGGGAAATCCTCTCCGACTCCATCCTGTATTTCCCCCGCGGACTGGTCGGGCTCGAGGACAAGCGTGAGTACACGCTGCTTCCGGTCAGGGAAGGGGATTCGCCGTTTTTGCTGTTGCAGTGCATCACCGACCCGGGACTCGGGCTCCTGGTGGCCGATCCCTACAGCTTTATCGACGACTATGACGTGAAGATCGAGAATCCGGACCGCAAGGTCCTGAAGGTGGAGAACATCCGGCAGCTGGCCATCCTGGTGACCGTGACCATTCCACAGGACAAACCTGAAGACACCACCCTCAATCTCCAGGGGCCGATTGTCATCAACACGGAGACGAGGATAGGTCTTCAGATTCCTCAGACGGAAGCGGGCTATCCCACGCACTTCCGGC
Proteins encoded:
- the flgG gene encoding flagellar basal-body rod protein FlgG, which codes for MMRSLWTSATGMIAMQTQIDTLSNNLANVSTTGFKKSRAEFEDLMYQTLKVAGTENPDGTRTPVGMQVGMGVRPVSVHKFFTQGDFQNTGNPLDMAIEGGGFFQVMMNDDEVYTRDGSFELDDQGRVVTAGGYPLQPEFTVPPETSSVSISETGTISALDKDGTVLATADIDLYRFQNPAGLLAAGRNFYRESEASGAPVAGTPGDDNYGTIAQGFLEGSNVEMVDEMVGLIVGQRAFEINSKAITTSDGMLQTAINIKR
- the flgA gene encoding flagellar basal body P-ring formation chaperone FlgA, which produces MFMWSKFNQRINAGGAARYALAAALALVLLSVPVMTGAAKGNRWKGLVRSVACVKGPEVLLGEIADPVDDAARRQWPTLSSIKLWKASDRLGHVVTVPRDKIAQILKYYMGDVADNLALPSQLTVQTGGRVIDEAELTSRIVAFLTPRAKDLGGDVKFKTLQMPHYIFFPNDYDKLVVSMNDDLEPGRNEIVLSGMTPDGKVVSRRSAVVFADVWKAVPVAARPLNRMERLTREKVTFRRMNMAYNRDVWDGTGGPWRMARTLGRGQVFTMSHLEPVPLVERGEMVNLVYNGNRIRLSVKAEAMGEAGVGQQVEVRNTQSNKIILATVVDGETVVVR
- a CDS encoding flagellar basal body L-ring protein FlgH gives rise to the protein MRRYFLMVMAAILLASGCARKYENEPMPVLTPPAYEEQDPASNPGSLYDSNRSEFLYDDNRASRVGDIVLVQVEETANTKIKSETTADKSNDINTSVTAMPTTGLIGSVPLAGTLGAKAGMGIVANQSSEFEGTGETTQESNFEATVATRIVRRLPGNILQVEGARRIRVNNETQFLVVRGLIRQRDISSGNTIPSTSLAEAQIEIYGQGVLADKQRPGWLSRILDNIFPF
- a CDS encoding flagellar basal body P-ring protein FlgI, whose product is MTLNERINPVDTGEAARTLILAALFVTLVLYLAFVFAPAEARAARLKDIASFSGVRTNELVGYGLVVGLAGTGDGTSSTFTMRSMSNMLEKMGVEANPDDLKPKNVAAVMVTAKMPVSAKPGSNLDITVSSLGDAKSLLGGVLLVTPLKGLDGRVYAVGQGALTIGGFNVAGAAANAQQNIPTVGRIPNGAVIERSVPFKFNNQDHMTVNLDVRDFGTTMQVVNKINASMGGQFARAKDISTIDLELPDRFRGNMVPLMASLEDLDISPDGKAKVVVDEKTGTVVLGQDVRLSRVAVAHGNLQIVVSETQQVSQPGPFSDGETVVTPQTDIQVQEQNKQLMLMEGATLQELVDGLNSIGATPRDLISIIRTLKAAGSLHAEVEVI
- a CDS encoding rod-binding protein, translating into MIDSTMDPRLAAQVADTQDLARFKSQMDGLKKNLSGADPDKLGKLKKACQNFEAVFIGKLWEQMKESVPKEGYLHSKQEDSYMSMFNRDFSEKMAQAGGIGLADMIYDQLSQKLKQASQETLSGGVEINPVKEEGIPLKRDAEPIALNRDKGMTLEDWGGDSAVDDSRGAAPLEASDAKGRTNDPTGVLSDAEVRTRLDALTHRLEARRIREGLSGAAQRGRRNGYTAEGAGDGEVGRKLAEIG
- the flgN gene encoding flagellar export chaperone FlgN, translated to MIRLIEENLVRQNKAMLLMLLLLEEEFSRLTQLKPQSVSRVELSIQELMRQVAGERVSLRRLVARVEPSAQRVRDILPGLDEEEAGAITQLLKRLDETEQKCGVQAAKNQQLAMALFDQSKGLLDFMHNQIKPKSTTTYGRTARFAKGINDARLLSGRL
- the flgK gene encoding flagellar hook-associated protein FlgK, with the protein product MSFGANSILDMGRWALFASQVQLQVTGENISNVNTEGYSRRSVNLEEGPYIDYSPGQLGTGVKATEVVRHFDEMVEAMYLGQSSLSSMWGNLFEQLQGVENLLNESSGSGVSDALSQYFNSWNEVSQRPDNYGARQTVVNDAATLISTLKAVDTNLSLMQERINGEVAAQVAEANSLMQDIASLNREIQVHDVPGQNNSNTLYDERARKVRALAELVDIKTIDNGGGNFTVLTQSGQTLVDAESAFSLDFRAPAKVEDLRPDSTFDGNIYFDGNDDFEYTIEFVSSNAGDPVGQVGSGAGAAQFRVSLDGGVTWLANEDGSTRYFSAREYDDRVNVEGLQIWFGSNAGAQGSPSGTFVDGDRFIISPHQGLYWVQNTSHAEEITPQLHFNGEENTQRLTGGSIAALLSFRDNYVGKYRSKLDELAGSVIWETNRRHSQGAGLQAFTVADGTYQVDYTNKALASDSTGLAFGDKLQSGSSFMYVYNASTGLLASSAALDFDGSGGTFNPEIHTLEDVRDAFNRTYAGAINATIVNNKLRLEAEDGYTFAFGTDSAGLYAGLGLNTFFKGEDPNSMAINEKISGDLDYLATGHVNGAGEMNSGDNTTALSMYALREANVTTSTAVEGTTSQTILDYYNGIVGNVGTDTNRAKFNQNFYQTLANDLDERQQEISGVNLDEEMSDLIKYQASYTAAAKLITTADQMLQTILSLKP
- the flgL gene encoding flagellar hook-associated protein FlgL, with protein sequence MRVTQQMLFNRYVYNLNTSLSSLMDLNIKAQTQKAINKPSDDPTGMTRILDHRDTLRSLDQYGENISTAKGWLGSADEALMQVSTILTRAKELATQVATGTVDADNREQVSYEMRSLFEQLISLSNSDFEDKSIFAGHKTDGAAFKQIMWLTTNDEDFGRNAEFTVNGSSDTTVLVQYYDTTGATPVGGNMNLSDPNLGVRYSIDGGRTWKTDATMNFTGTEGVLNLPQSGTSVSFHGDTAIKVNDPTDVAVSDGTWMWIRPSAQYVGDDEDAPPQVDSLGPGVGLLSAAASGSFLDTNVTIRIDNQSAVTMDQAIQYSYSLDGGINWVTGNVAQADTSANEAVLSVANGGILTLTSNGSNQLRPGQQFVIHPRVAAINLDVSDSEQIQVNHVGKDIFGGIYMDPDVILSSNGSILTLGSLNASRAFLSNGAPNMALSIQGQDEDSMNLFEVMGNLVAFAETNNQTGCQQSLANLVKAQEHIVNSIAVVGGRQNRLAISENIVDGLTLNEKSLLSSIEDADVSELMTDLAQQQIVYESVLRSTSMIMQLNLSKFI
- the csrA gene encoding carbon storage regulator CsrA, giving the protein MLILTRRPGESLYLGDNIKLKILSVQGKQIKIGLDVPEDMTVYREEVYLKIKEQNRQALEVNQQDLLAAAALWQKKERKK
- the fliW gene encoding flagellar assembly protein FliW; this translates as MTRLGEREILSDSILYFPRGLVGLEDKREYTLLPVREGDSPFLLLQCITDPGLGLLVADPYSFIDDYDVKIENPDRKVLKVENIRQLAILVTVTIPQDKPEDTTLNLQGPIVINTETRIGLQIPQTEAGYPTHFRPIGS